The Bacteroidales bacterium genome includes a region encoding these proteins:
- the pyrF gene encoding orotidine-5'-phosphate decarboxylase, which translates to MTRKELFENIKRKRSFLCVGLDTDIKKIPQHLLSEEEPIFAFNKAIIDATAQYCVAYKPNLAFYESLGVEGWIAFEKTVKYIQENYPDMFIIADAKRGDIGNTSEMYARSFFEHLNIDSVTVAPYMGEDSVKPFLGYEGKWVILLALTSNKGSHDFQLTTDTEGEQLFEKVMRTAQTWATPDEMMFVVGATQGERFTDVRKVAPKSFLLVPGVGAQGGSLQDVCKYGMIEDCGLLVNSSRGVIYVSKGEDFAEAAAQAAESVQKEMEAILKERGIV; encoded by the coding sequence ATGACACGTAAAGAACTTTTTGAGAACATCAAACGTAAACGCTCATTTTTGTGCGTAGGTCTCGACACAGACATTAAAAAAATACCTCAACACTTGTTGTCAGAGGAAGAGCCAATCTTTGCTTTCAATAAAGCGATAATTGATGCAACAGCACAATATTGTGTAGCGTATAAACCAAACTTAGCATTCTACGAAAGTTTAGGAGTAGAGGGATGGATAGCATTTGAGAAAACAGTGAAATATATCCAAGAGAACTATCCCGATATGTTTATAATTGCTGATGCAAAACGTGGTGATATAGGAAACACATCAGAGATGTATGCTCGTTCATTCTTTGAACACTTAAATATTGATTCTGTAACTGTAGCCCCCTATATGGGAGAGGACAGCGTAAAACCATTTCTTGGCTACGAAGGCAAATGGGTAATTCTATTAGCATTAACTTCAAACAAAGGCTCACACGATTTCCAATTAACAACAGATACAGAGGGAGAGCAACTATTCGAAAAAGTAATGCGTACAGCACAAACATGGGCAACACCAGATGAGATGATGTTTGTAGTTGGAGCAACACAAGGAGAACGCTTTACTGATGTTCGTAAAGTTGCACCTAAATCATTCCTATTAGTACCAGGAGTAGGAGCTCAAGGAGGAAGTCTTCAGGATGTATGTAAATATGGAATGATTGAAGATTGCGGACTATTAGTTAACTCTTCACGTGGAGTTATATATGTGTCAAAAGGAGAAGACTTTGCAGAGGCTGCAGCACAAGCAGCAGAGTCTGTGCAAAAAGAGATGGAGGCAATACTAAAAGAGAGAGGGATAGTATAA
- the prfA gene encoding peptide chain release factor 1 has product MSNNTLLDKLETLQFRFEEVATLITDPETIADQRRYVKLTKEYKDLEKIVEAKKEYEGCLNSIAEAKEILESEDDAEMREMAKEELDINSEALPQIEEKIKLLLVPGDPQDDKNAILEIRGGTGGDEAAIFAGDLFRMYSKYCETKGWRLEVSSVSEGSSGGFKEIICSVSGEKVYGTLKYESGVHRVQRVPVTETQGRVHTSAASVAVLPEAEQFDVEINEGEIKWDTFRSGGAGGQNVNKVESGVRLRYMWKNPNTGETEEILIECTETRDQPKNKERALARLRTFIYDKEHQKYIDDISSKRKTMVSTGDRSAKIRTYNYPQGRIIDHRINYTIYNLSAFMDGDIQDCIDNLMIAENAERLKESEL; this is encoded by the coding sequence ATGAGTAACAACACTTTACTTGATAAATTAGAGACTCTGCAATTTCGCTTTGAGGAGGTGGCAACGCTTATAACCGACCCTGAAACAATTGCCGACCAAAGACGATATGTAAAACTCACCAAAGAGTATAAAGACCTTGAAAAAATAGTAGAGGCAAAAAAAGAGTATGAAGGATGCTTAAACTCTATTGCTGAGGCAAAGGAGATATTGGAGAGTGAGGATGATGCCGAAATGCGTGAAATGGCAAAAGAGGAGTTAGATATAAATAGTGAGGCATTACCACAAATTGAGGAGAAGATAAAACTTCTTTTAGTTCCGGGAGATCCACAAGATGATAAAAATGCAATACTAGAAATTCGTGGCGGAACAGGAGGAGATGAGGCAGCAATATTTGCAGGAGATCTTTTCCGTATGTATTCAAAATATTGCGAAACAAAAGGTTGGCGTCTTGAAGTATCAAGCGTAAGCGAAGGCTCAAGTGGAGGATTTAAAGAGATTATCTGTTCTGTATCCGGAGAGAAAGTTTACGGAACTCTTAAATACGAATCAGGAGTACACCGAGTGCAACGAGTACCGGTAACCGAGACACAAGGACGCGTACACACCTCTGCTGCATCAGTAGCCGTATTACCAGAGGCTGAACAATTTGATGTTGAGATAAACGAAGGTGAGATAAAATGGGATACTTTCCGTTCAGGAGGAGCAGGAGGACAGAACGTAAATAAAGTTGAGTCTGGAGTTCGTTTGCGTTATATGTGGAAGAATCCTAATACAGGCGAGACAGAAGAGATATTGATTGAGTGTACCGAAACACGCGACCAACCAAAAAATAAAGAGAGAGCATTGGCACGACTTCGTACATTTATATATGATAAAGAGCATCAAAAATATATCGATGACATTTCGAGCAAACGCAAAACAATGGTATCGACAGGCGACCGTTCAGCAAAAATACGTACCTACAACTATCCTCAAGGACGTATAATTGACCACCGCATAAACTATACCATATACAACCTATCAGCATTTATGGATGGCGATATACAAGATTGTATTGATAACCTTATGATTGCCGAGAATGCTGAGAGATTAAAAGAGAGTGAACTATAA